GAACAGTATACTGCCCTGATGTCACATCTGCAACCACGGCTTCTCTAAATGCGGAACTGTATTGACGAACTACCTTTTCCATGGTCCTGGCTCCTGTCGATCGGTAAATGATTACCTGTCAACTTTTTCCAGGACGATACATTCCGTCTCACGTCTTCCGTCTCCCGTCTCCCGTCTCACACTTACGCCTTCTGCTCAGCCGCCGGAGCTTCTTTCTTTTCCTTCGAGAAAAACGTATACATCGCCGGAATGACAAAGAGTGTCAGCACGAACGAGAAGAACAACCCGCCAATCACGACGATACCCATCGAGACACGACTTTTTGCGCTTCCGCCGAGGGCAAGTGCAATGGGCAAAGCACCCAGCATGGTGGCAAGACTTGTCATCAGGATAGGGCGAAAACGGGCTGCTGCGGAGAACTGAGCCGCCTCCAGCAGTTTCATCCCTTTTGCCTTTTGCTGGTTGGCGAACTCAACGATCAGGATTCCGTTTTTTGTCACCAGTCCTATGAGCATGATGATACCGATCTCGCTGAAAATATTCAGCGTCTTTCCCGTGATCCAGAGCGACAGAAGCGCTCCGGCAAGAGCGAGCGGAACCGTCAGCATGATCGTAAAGGGATCGATGAAACTCTCGAACTGCGCTGCGAGCACAAGATAGATCAACACGAGCGCAAGCAGGAAGGCGAACAAGATATTTGATGAACTTTCCGAGTAGTCACGCGATGCACCCGCAAGAGCCGTTCGGAATGACTCATCCAGCACAGTCTTCGAGATGCGATCCATTTCGGCAATACCGTCGCCGATCGTCTTCCCCGGCGCCAGAGCCGCAGAGACTGTGGCCGCTTTGAATCGGTTGAAGTGATACAACTGGGGCGGTGCGCTCTCCTCTTTCACCGTGACCAGGTTGTCCATCTGGATCAGTTTTCCCTGGTTGTTCCGGACATAGAGCGATCGCAAATCGAGTGGCTCGTCGCGGTTATCCCGATCGACCTGGCCGATGACGGAATACTGGAAGCCATTCATTTCAAAATAGGAGAACCGCTGCCCGCTGAACGCCAGCTGCAGGGTCTGCGCAATGTCGACGATGGACACGCCGAGGCTCCGTGCGCGGTCCCGGTCAATGGTGATGTCAATTTGCGGCTTGTTGAATTTCAAGTTGACGTCCGCGTTCACAAGAATGCTGCTCTTGCTCACCTCGTCCATGAACTTTGGAAGCACCTGCCTGATTTTCTCGAAGTCCTGGTTCTGGATCACATAGGCCACCGGTTGTCCGCTGCGCATGCCGCCGCCGCTGGCGCTGATGGTTTGTTCCTGTGATACAAAGACACGTGCTTCCGTAATACGTCGCGTTCTGGTCGTCAGCCAGTCTGCAATGTCCTGCTGTGATCGTTTTCGTTCGTTGGGCTCCGAAAACATTATGCGCATATTGCCGGTGTTCAGGGAACTGAAACCCCCGACGAAGCTCAGGCAGATGCGTTTTTCCGGAATCGAATCGTTGACCATTGCCACCAACCGGTCCAGCACAGCGTCCGTGTATTCGAACGAAGCCCCCTCGGGTGCGGTGGCCGAGAGGCGCAGGTAGCTTCTGTCGTCCAGCGGCGCGAGTTCAGATTGAAGGCTTGAACCGATCAACACCATGATGAGAAGCGATGCAGCGATGATCGCTGTTGCCAGCCAACGGCGTTGCATGAACCGTGTCAACAGATTTTCGTAGATGCGGTTGAGAGCTACAAAATACCGTTCGGTCACTTCATAGAACCGCGTGTGGGCACGTTTCTTACGGATCATCCGGGCATTCAGCATTGGGGTCAGAGAGAGCGAGACAAATGCCGAGATGAGGACCGCACCGGCGATGATAAGTCCAAACTCACGGAACAACCGCCCGACGAAACCCTGAAGGAAGATAATCGGGAGGAACACCGCCGCAAGCGTGATGGAGGTGGAGATGACTACGAAGAAGATCTCTTTGGAGCCGGCAAACGCCGCCTCCATCGGCGCCATCCCCTGCTCGACTTTCTTGAAAATATTC
The genomic region above belongs to Ignavibacteriales bacterium and contains:
- a CDS encoding efflux RND transporter permease subunit; the encoded protein is MSLASISIKRPVLAIVMSLVILLFGIISFTFLGIREYPAIDPPIISVRTSYAGANASVIESQITEPLEKAINGIAGVRNISSSSSQGSSNITVEFNLDSDLEAAANDVRDKVSGATRSLPQDVDNPPVVTKADANSDDIISLTLQSDTKNQLEVSDYAENVIAQNLQTIPGVSSVQIRGQKRYSMRMWLDPRKLVAYGLTPLDVRTALNRENVDLPSGKLSGDQTELIVNTKGRMRTEEEFNNLILKTEANRTVRFSDVGYAVLGPENEEFILRQSGVPMVAVGVIPQPGSNYLEIADEFYRRFEQIKKELPADYRMDISIDNTRFIKRSVTEVQETILIAVTLVILIIYAFFRDWVIAFRPLIDIPVSLIGSFFIMYIMGFSINILTLLAIVLATGLVVDDGIVVTENIFKKVEQGMAPMEAAFAGSKEIFFVVISTSITLAAVFLPIIFLQGFVGRLFREFGLIIAGAVLISAFVSLSLTPMLNARMIRKKRAHTRFYEVTERYFVALNRIYENLLTRFMQRRWLATAIIAASLLIMVLIGSSLQSELAPLDDRSYLRLSATAPEGASFEYTDAVLDRLVAMVNDSIPEKRICLSFVGGFSSLNTGNMRIMFSEPNERKRSQQDIADWLTTRTRRITEARVFVSQEQTISASGGGMRSGQPVAYVIQNQDFEKIRQVLPKFMDEVSKSSILVNADVNLKFNKPQIDITIDRDRARSLGVSIVDIAQTLQLAFSGQRFSYFEMNGFQYSVIGQVDRDNRDEPLDLRSLYVRNNQGKLIQMDNLVTVKEESAPPQLYHFNRFKAATVSAALAPGKTIGDGIAEMDRISKTVLDESFRTALAGASRDYSESSSNILFAFLLALVLIYLVLAAQFESFIDPFTIMLTVPLALAGALLSLWITGKTLNIFSEIGIIMLIGLVTKNGILIVEFANQQKAKGMKLLEAAQFSAAARFRPILMTSLATMLGALPIALALGGSAKSRVSMGIVVIGGLFFSFVLTLFVIPAMYTFFSKEKKEAPAAEQKA